From one Gemmatimonadota bacterium genomic stretch:
- a CDS encoding DUF5916 domain-containing protein: protein MLWSLLALALPSPADTLTYSGRDGRLTVEPPRMESPSITIDGRLDEPEWADAAVLSGFTQYTPVEGIAAAQDTEVRVFYSGDAIYFGFHAYDSDPSGILAFLTERDRSSFGNDWVRVMLDTFDDQRQAYAFFVNPYGIQTDGLWLESLPPAGGVPTNPKVDFNIDYIWDSQGRLVEDGWVAELRIPYVSLRFPDRPVHQWGLQIARGVTRSDFKSSWAPLTLDISSVLAQSGRLVGIHDIHPKRLVQINPEVTGSITGARVGGAFERGDPDPAVGLNARYGLTPNLVLDATFNPDFSQVEADVDQIQTNERFALFLPERRPFFLDGAEIFLTTQRLVHTRSVVDPIGGARLSGKVGSFAVAWLGAVDESPTSVFGGQDDALFNLVRVRRDVGAGSTLGFLYTDRTLNADVYNRVLSTDVRLLFGGRYALQTQLTGSWTATGVPGESTGLKPMATFHVDRSSRSSTLQFKLEDTHPEFRALSGFIPRVGDTEMQAIAGFTRYGRPGALVERWGSQIRYNSFYRHDTFWDGGSPFEWEVELWPSIAVRGARSLTAIVRVGGFDFQPGDFARYQVVDANGQSQPFPQPPAVSPIWGLALLPNIRINDRVRLTGRSFFREVPLYAEGSQGWEIQLAPTLEITPDQAWRVDLNHTWAHLTRSADGSDFGTVHISRAAVQYQFGRSVFARVIAQYDLERREALRHPVTGQAVLVDGQLADVRSRGDFQSQVLLSWEPSPGTIFFVGYSRAMDGPYGYALSRKDPVTDGVFVKLSWLFRL, encoded by the coding sequence ATGCTCTGGTCGCTCCTCGCGCTCGCCCTCCCCTCTCCGGCGGACACGCTGACCTACAGTGGCCGCGACGGTCGCCTGACGGTGGAGCCGCCGCGGATGGAGTCGCCTTCCATCACCATCGATGGTCGCCTCGACGAGCCCGAATGGGCCGACGCCGCCGTCTTGAGCGGCTTCACGCAGTACACGCCCGTGGAGGGCATCGCCGCCGCACAGGACACCGAGGTCCGGGTGTTCTACTCGGGAGACGCCATCTATTTCGGCTTCCACGCCTACGACAGCGATCCCTCCGGCATCCTGGCCTTCCTGACCGAGCGGGATCGCTCCTCGTTCGGGAACGACTGGGTCCGCGTGATGCTGGACACCTTCGACGATCAGCGGCAGGCCTACGCGTTCTTCGTCAATCCGTACGGCATCCAGACCGACGGCCTGTGGCTGGAGAGCCTGCCGCCCGCCGGCGGCGTGCCCACCAATCCCAAGGTCGACTTCAACATCGACTACATCTGGGACTCGCAGGGCCGTCTGGTGGAGGACGGGTGGGTGGCGGAGCTACGCATCCCGTACGTGTCGCTCCGCTTTCCCGACCGTCCCGTGCACCAATGGGGACTGCAGATCGCGCGCGGCGTGACGCGCTCCGACTTCAAGTCCTCCTGGGCGCCGCTCACGCTGGACATCTCCAGCGTCCTGGCGCAGAGCGGCCGCCTCGTGGGCATCCACGACATCCACCCCAAGCGGTTGGTCCAGATCAACCCGGAGGTCACCGGCAGCATCACGGGCGCGCGGGTCGGCGGCGCCTTCGAACGCGGTGATCCCGACCCCGCGGTCGGGCTCAACGCCCGGTACGGCCTGACGCCCAACCTGGTCCTCGACGCCACCTTCAATCCCGACTTCTCCCAGGTCGAGGCGGACGTCGACCAGATCCAGACCAACGAGCGCTTCGCGCTGTTCCTGCCGGAGCGCCGGCCCTTCTTCCTGGACGGCGCCGAGATCTTCCTCACCACACAGCGGCTGGTGCACACGCGCAGCGTGGTCGATCCGATCGGCGGCGCCCGGCTGTCCGGCAAGGTGGGCAGCTTCGCCGTGGCCTGGCTGGGCGCCGTGGACGAGAGCCCTACGTCCGTGTTCGGCGGGCAGGACGACGCGCTGTTCAATCTGGTCCGGGTGCGTCGGGACGTGGGGGCCGGCTCCACGCTGGGGTTCCTCTACACGGACCGCACGCTGAACGCGGACGTCTACAATCGGGTCCTGTCGACGGACGTACGTCTCCTGTTCGGGGGTCGCTATGCGCTGCAGACGCAGCTGACCGGCAGCTGGACCGCCACCGGCGTGCCGGGCGAATCCACCGGGCTCAAGCCCATGGCCACGTTCCACGTCGACCGCAGCAGCCGCTCGAGCACGCTCCAGTTCAAGCTGGAGGACACGCACCCGGAGTTCCGCGCCCTGAGCGGCTTCATCCCCCGGGTGGGGGACACCGAGATGCAGGCCATCGCGGGGTTCACCCGGTACGGCCGGCCCGGCGCTCTGGTCGAGCGGTGGGGCAGCCAGATCCGCTACAACAGCTTCTACCGGCACGACACGTTCTGGGACGGCGGCTCCCCGTTCGAGTGGGAGGTGGAGCTCTGGCCGAGCATCGCCGTCCGGGGCGCGCGCTCGCTGACGGCCATCGTGCGCGTGGGAGGTTTCGACTTCCAACCGGGCGACTTCGCGCGCTACCAGGTGGTGGACGCCAACGGACAATCGCAGCCGTTCCCGCAGCCGCCGGCCGTCTCGCCCATCTGGGGCCTGGCCCTGCTTCCCAACATCCGCATCAACGACCGCGTGCGCCTGACCGGGCGCTCCTTCTTCCGGGAGGTGCCGCTCTACGCGGAGGGCTCGCAGGGGTGGGAGATCCAGCTGGCGCCCACCCTGGAGATCACGCCCGATCAGGCCTGGCGCGTGGATCTCAACCACACGTGGGCCCACCTGACCCGGAGCGCCGACGGGAGCGACTTCGGGACCGTCCACATCTCGCGAGCCGCGGTCCAGTACCAGTTCGGCCGCTCGGTCTTCGCCCGCGTCATCGCGCAGTACGACCTCGAGCGCCGGGAGGCGTTGCGCCATCCCGTGACCGGGCAGGCGGTGCTCGTGGACGGACAGCTCGCCGACGTGCGCTCCCGGGGGGACTTCCAGAGCCAGGTGCTGCTGTCCTGGGAGCCATCCCCCGGCACGATCTTCTTCGTGGGCTACAGCCGCGCGATGGACGGTCCGTACGGCTACGCACTCTCGCGCAAGGATCCCGTCACGGACGGCGTGTTCGTCAAGCTGTCCTGGCTGTTCCGCCTGTAG
- a CDS encoding ECF-type sigma factor: MSDGELTQWLVRLRSGESEVLEHLLPRVYDELRQLARAQLRREDTGHTLGATALVHEAYLRLADREILEPQDRHHFFAIASQAMRRVLIDHARTRKRKKRGSGRVALSLEHAGALLAEDGAEELLLLDRALDRLAEVNPRAAQVVERRFFAGLTLDETATSLGVSLKTVQRDWLLARAWLQNEIGVEDAGEASPA, translated from the coding sequence ATGTCCGACGGCGAGCTCACCCAGTGGCTGGTCCGGCTCCGTTCCGGGGAGTCCGAGGTCCTGGAGCATCTGCTGCCCCGCGTCTACGACGAGCTGCGCCAGCTGGCGCGCGCCCAGCTCCGGCGCGAGGACACCGGCCACACCCTGGGGGCCACCGCGCTCGTGCACGAGGCCTACCTGCGCCTGGCGGATCGCGAGATCCTGGAGCCCCAGGACCGGCATCACTTCTTCGCCATCGCCTCCCAGGCGATGCGGCGGGTGTTGATCGACCATGCACGGACCCGCAAGCGCAAGAAGCGCGGGTCCGGCCGCGTGGCCCTCTCCCTCGAGCACGCGGGGGCGCTGCTGGCCGAGGACGGCGCCGAGGAGCTGCTGCTCCTCGACCGCGCGCTCGATCGCCTCGCGGAGGTGAACCCCCGCGCCGCACAGGTGGTGGAGCGGCGCTTCTTCGCGGGGCTGACCCTGGACGAGACGGCCACCTCCCTCGGTGTCTCGCTCAAGACCGTGCAGCGGGACTGGCTGCTGGCCCGGGC
- a CDS encoding APC family permease has translation MSEIAVTAPPSTAASGTGLRRQLGLAGLAATGICSMLGAAINVIPFMIQRSVPGIGPHVLSSYAFAAVPAVLAALAYAILASAMPRAGGSYIYASRATTPFLGFVASFSQWFGLSIAIGVVSYVLVPFLRDVAATVGWAGVATALEVGWIRVSISLGFLWTFVAVNIRGIALYERTLIPLMILMFVLGSVVIVAGFAFDHADFAAGLLAREGRLVPDAPPAPLRPGPFLAAAALLFSSFIGFDSIAQAGGEAKDPNRTLPLAIGIAVVSVGTFYMLFTAAVYHAVPWQFIASEAQQRDLTAPGLLGYLLPEGWTVLIVAGAAVALINDLPAMLLAVSRLMFAWAEDGIFPRSIAAVHARFGTPHRALVASGVMASVGILGSHLAGDFFLGVDILVTSMLVNFLLMCVSVLTLPVTNPPLAADVGVVPRRGLQIPLAVAGIVLLGTFLVVHVTNDLRADLDAWYFHSTALWVGVMAAASLVYLRERRTLAARGVDLRRHFRTLPPE, from the coding sequence GTGTCCGAGATCGCCGTGACCGCTCCACCCTCCACCGCCGCGTCCGGCACCGGCCTGCGCCGACAACTGGGGCTGGCGGGTCTGGCCGCCACCGGCATCTGCTCGATGCTCGGGGCGGCCATCAACGTCATCCCGTTCATGATCCAGCGCAGCGTGCCCGGGATCGGCCCGCATGTGCTGTCGTCCTACGCCTTCGCGGCGGTGCCGGCGGTCCTGGCCGCGTTGGCCTACGCCATCCTCGCGTCGGCGATGCCGCGTGCGGGTGGCAGCTACATCTACGCGAGCCGGGCCACCACGCCGTTCCTGGGCTTCGTGGCCAGCTTCTCGCAGTGGTTCGGGCTGTCGATCGCCATCGGTGTCGTGTCCTACGTGCTGGTGCCGTTCCTGCGCGACGTCGCCGCCACCGTGGGCTGGGCCGGCGTCGCCACGGCGCTCGAGGTGGGATGGATCCGCGTATCCATCTCGCTCGGATTCCTCTGGACGTTCGTGGCGGTCAACATCCGTGGCATCGCCCTGTACGAGCGTACGCTCATCCCGCTCATGATCCTGATGTTCGTGCTCGGGAGCGTGGTGATCGTCGCGGGCTTCGCGTTCGACCACGCCGACTTCGCGGCCGGGCTCCTGGCGCGCGAAGGGCGGCTGGTCCCGGACGCACCGCCGGCACCGCTCCGACCCGGACCGTTCCTGGCCGCGGCCGCGCTCCTGTTCTCGAGCTTCATCGGCTTCGACTCCATCGCGCAGGCGGGCGGCGAAGCCAAGGATCCCAACCGCACCCTCCCGCTCGCCATCGGCATCGCGGTGGTCTCGGTGGGGACGTTCTACATGCTGTTCACCGCGGCCGTGTATCACGCCGTGCCCTGGCAGTTCATCGCGTCGGAGGCCCAGCAGCGCGACCTCACCGCACCGGGGCTGCTCGGCTACCTGCTGCCCGAGGGCTGGACGGTGCTGATCGTGGCGGGCGCGGCCGTGGCGCTCATCAACGACCTTCCGGCGATGCTGCTCGCCGTCTCCCGCCTGATGTTCGCCTGGGCGGAGGACGGCATCTTCCCGCGCAGCATCGCCGCCGTGCACGCCCGCTTCGGCACGCCGCACCGGGCGCTGGTCGCGAGCGGCGTCATGGCTTCCGTGGGCATCCTGGGCAGCCATCTGGCCGGGGACTTCTTCCTGGGTGTCGACATCCTGGTCACCTCGATGCTGGTCAACTTCCTGCTGATGTGCGTCTCGGTGCTCACGCTGCCCGTCACCAACCCACCGCTCGCGGCCGACGTCGGCGTGGTTCCCCGCCGCGGTCTCCAGATCCCCCTGGCGGTGGCCGGCATCGTGCTGCTCGGCACCTTCCTCGTCGTCCACGTGACGAACGACCTGCGGGCCGACCTGGACGCCTGGTACTTCCACTCCACGGCGCTCTGGGTCGGGGTGATGGCGGCGGCCAGCCTCGTCTACCTCCGCGAACGGCGCACGCTGGCCGCGCGGGGTGTGGATCTGCGCCGGCATTTCCGCACGCTGCCCCCGGAATAG